From a single Streptomyces liliifuscus genomic region:
- a CDS encoding PIG-L deacetylase family protein encodes MTEPTNNQLKPMPEDWTRALAVVAHPDDLEYGCSAAIASWTDGGREIAYVLATRGEAGIDTMEPAKCGPLREQEQRASAAVVGVTEVEFLDHKDGVVEYGTALRRDIAAAIRRHRPELVITLNHRDTWGGVAWNTPDHVAVGRATLDAAGDAGNRWIFPEPGLEPWNGVRWVAVAGSSTPTHAVDATPGMERAVLSLLEHRTYIEVLTDEDPETYVRSFLTGYAQTTGERFGGKPAVAFELFSR; translated from the coding sequence ATGACCGAGCCGACGAACAACCAGCTCAAGCCCATGCCCGAGGACTGGACGCGCGCGCTTGCCGTCGTCGCCCACCCCGACGACCTGGAATACGGCTGCTCCGCGGCGATCGCGTCGTGGACGGACGGCGGCCGCGAGATCGCCTACGTCCTCGCGACGCGAGGCGAGGCCGGGATCGACACCATGGAGCCGGCGAAGTGCGGCCCGCTGCGCGAGCAGGAGCAGCGGGCCAGCGCCGCCGTCGTGGGCGTCACCGAGGTGGAGTTCCTGGACCACAAGGACGGCGTCGTCGAGTACGGCACCGCCCTGAGGCGGGACATCGCGGCCGCGATCCGCAGGCACCGCCCCGAGTTGGTGATCACCCTCAACCACCGCGACACCTGGGGCGGGGTCGCCTGGAACACACCCGACCATGTCGCCGTGGGCCGGGCCACCCTGGACGCGGCCGGGGACGCCGGCAACCGCTGGATCTTCCCGGAGCCGGGCCTGGAGCCCTGGAACGGAGTGCGCTGGGTCGCCGTGGCGGGCTCCAGCACCCCCACGCACGCCGTGGACGCGACCCCGGGCATGGAGCGCGCGGTGCTCTCCCTGCTCGAACACCGCACCTACATCGAGGTGTTGACGGACGAGGACCCCGAGACGTACGTACGCTCCTTCCTCACCGGCTACGCACAGACCACCGGCGAACGCTTCGGCGGGAAGCCCGCGGTCGCCTTCGAGCTCTTCAGCCGATGA
- a CDS encoding alpha/beta fold hydrolase — translation MSASYRQPGVVLSDRRFTVPLDHDNPAGETIELYAREVVGSDKTDRELPWLVYLQGGPGFGANRFVGKQAWLGRALEDYRVLLLDQRGTGSSTPANRQTLPLRGGPREQADYLALFRADSIVRDCEAIRPAVTGGAPWAVLGQSFGGFCATHYLSTAPEGLSTALITGGLPTLDGHADDVYRAAYPRIERKVAAHYARYPQDVERARRIAEHLLRHEPVLNGGYRLTVEAFQSLGILLGGSEGSHRLHYLLENAFVRTAQGPALSDAFQEDVQSLLSYAGHPLYALVHEACYAQGERPTAWSAERVRADFPQFDAAKTLAGDGPVLFTGESVHPWTFDCDPALRPLRETADLLAERTDWPSLYDADRLAANEVPVAAAVYHDDMYVDTDHALSTARTIRGLRTYVTNEFEHDGVRAGGPRVLDRLIELARDEA, via the coding sequence TTGAGCGCCAGTTACCGTCAGCCCGGTGTCGTCCTCAGCGACCGCCGTTTCACCGTGCCCCTCGATCACGACAACCCCGCCGGGGAGACGATCGAGCTGTACGCCCGTGAAGTGGTCGGCAGCGACAAGACGGACCGGGAACTGCCCTGGCTGGTGTACCTCCAGGGTGGCCCCGGCTTCGGGGCGAATCGTTTCGTCGGTAAGCAGGCCTGGCTCGGCCGAGCCCTGGAGGACTACCGCGTCCTGCTGCTCGACCAGCGCGGCACCGGCAGCTCCACGCCCGCCAACCGGCAGACCCTCCCGCTGCGCGGCGGCCCCCGCGAACAGGCCGACTACCTCGCGCTCTTCCGCGCCGACTCCATCGTCCGCGACTGCGAGGCGATCCGCCCGGCCGTCACCGGCGGCGCCCCCTGGGCCGTTCTCGGCCAGAGCTTCGGCGGCTTCTGCGCGACCCACTACCTCTCCACCGCGCCGGAGGGCCTCAGCACCGCCCTGATCACCGGCGGCCTGCCCACCCTCGACGGCCACGCCGACGACGTCTACCGGGCCGCCTACCCGCGCATCGAGCGCAAGGTCGCCGCCCACTACGCGCGTTACCCCCAGGACGTCGAGCGGGCCCGGCGCATCGCCGAGCACCTGCTGCGGCACGAGCCCGTCCTGAACGGCGGCTACCGCCTCACCGTCGAGGCCTTCCAGTCCCTCGGCATCCTCCTCGGCGGCAGCGAGGGCAGCCACCGCCTGCACTACCTCCTGGAGAACGCCTTCGTCCGCACCGCCCAGGGCCCGGCCCTCTCCGACGCCTTCCAGGAGGACGTCCAGTCCCTCCTGTCGTACGCAGGCCACCCGCTGTACGCACTGGTCCACGAGGCCTGCTACGCCCAGGGGGAGCGCCCCACCGCCTGGTCCGCCGAGCGGGTCCGCGCCGACTTCCCGCAGTTCGACGCGGCCAAGACCCTCGCGGGCGACGGCCCGGTCCTCTTCACCGGCGAGTCCGTCCACCCCTGGACCTTCGACTGCGACCCGGCCCTGCGCCCCCTCCGCGAAACGGCCGACCTCCTCGCCGAACGCACCGACTGGCCCTCGCTGTACGACGCCGACCGCCTCGCCGCCAACGAGGTCCCCGTCGCAGCGGCCGTCTACCACGACGACATGTACGTCGACACCGACCACGCCCTGAGCACGGCCCGTACGATCCGCGGCCTGCGCACCTACGTGACGAACGAGTTCGAGCACGACGGCGTCCGTGCGGGCGGCCCACGAGTCCTGGACCGCCTGATCGAACTGGCACGAGACGAGGCCTGA
- a CDS encoding LacI family DNA-binding transcriptional regulator, whose translation MAQSVGIKDVARVAGVSVGTVSNVINRPDTVASETRARVLSAIDRLGYVRSESARQLRAGRSRIMGLLVLDMGNPFFVDVARGAERAAREAGLGVMVCNTAQSAAEEADYLSLFAEQRVRGVLLTPADATGRNIEAFRRHGIPFVLVDRVAEGTTECSVSVDDVAGGALAVRHLIDAGHRSIAYVSGPPGLNQVRDRRTGALNALAEAGLGPECLRELPTERLDVAAGRDAGARLLGLGDRPTAVFCANDLLALGVLQAMFAAGVSVPDDLAIVGYDDIEFAAAAAVPLTSVRQPAVTMGALAASLLLEETEAETAPTPHEHQRVVLQPELVVRRSSLPPR comes from the coding sequence ATGGCCCAGTCGGTGGGTATCAAGGACGTCGCACGAGTCGCCGGAGTCTCCGTCGGCACGGTCTCGAACGTCATCAACCGCCCGGACACGGTCGCCTCCGAGACCCGTGCCCGTGTGCTCTCCGCCATCGACCGGCTCGGTTACGTCCGCAGCGAGTCGGCCCGGCAGCTGCGCGCCGGTCGCAGCCGGATCATGGGCCTCCTCGTCCTGGACATGGGCAACCCCTTCTTCGTGGACGTGGCCCGCGGCGCCGAGCGGGCCGCGCGCGAGGCCGGGCTCGGCGTGATGGTCTGCAACACCGCGCAGAGCGCCGCCGAGGAGGCCGACTATCTGTCGCTCTTCGCCGAGCAGCGCGTCCGGGGCGTTCTGCTGACCCCCGCCGACGCGACCGGGCGCAACATAGAGGCGTTCCGCCGCCACGGCATCCCCTTCGTGCTCGTCGACCGCGTCGCCGAGGGCACCACCGAGTGCTCGGTGTCGGTCGACGACGTGGCGGGCGGCGCACTCGCCGTACGGCATCTGATCGACGCGGGCCACCGCTCCATCGCGTATGTGAGCGGGCCGCCCGGCCTGAACCAGGTCAGGGACCGCCGTACGGGCGCCCTGAACGCGCTGGCCGAGGCGGGGCTCGGCCCGGAGTGCCTGCGCGAGCTGCCCACCGAGCGGCTCGACGTGGCCGCGGGCCGCGACGCGGGCGCCCGCCTCCTCGGCCTCGGCGACCGCCCGACCGCCGTGTTCTGCGCCAACGACCTGCTCGCCCTCGGCGTTCTGCAGGCCATGTTCGCGGCCGGTGTCAGCGTCCCGGACGACCTCGCGATCGTCGGCTACGACGACATCGAGTTCGCTGCCGCCGCGGCCGTCCCGCTGACGTCCGTACGGCAGCCCGCCGTGACCATGGGCGCGCTCGCCGCCTCGCTCCTCCTGGAGGAGACCGAGGCCGAGACCGCACCCACCCCGCACGAGCACCAGCGGGTGGTGCTCCAGCCGGAGCTGGTGGTGCGGCGCTCCAGCCTCCCGCCGCGCTGA
- a CDS encoding BNR repeat-containing protein, producing MKRRTLLATALLGSVAAPGIAGTARAADPGPSVTRTGNTTLDGQAIFFVSYDGLVNNNSFQKNGLLTYKGYQYAVWYTADRNAVVGRRVLGGSTWSTVKVGHTLRYNDSHNVISMGVSKVDGRLHLNMDSHSDGFTYVKSVAGLMDNPAGLSWTASRFGAPQSTLDGLALTSQFTYPQFISTPDGKLQLSYRVAVSGNGRNALAEYDGTSWTSLGEWTSSTGTYTSEHGSSTVRNMYLHGIDYDRNGRLHSFFTWREQNGAVMCNGGGITNHDTGYVYSDDRGRTWRNNAGTVVGTTGGSDKVAVTDSGLVIDAINPDHSLMNQESQFTDSAGRPHAIISYVPGRFGQCTTNYVADRTANGRAFHVRKTSTGTWRKTEIPVPLNSSQRTKLILDKYDNAYAVLPFGRIAAASAASGHTDWTTLFDGSGLNAFGEVVVDETRIAQDGVLSVLYQVKSSGTTPSALHVVDFKLPA from the coding sequence ATGAAGAGACGCACCCTGCTGGCGACCGCCCTGCTCGGCAGCGTGGCGGCCCCCGGCATCGCCGGTACCGCCCGGGCCGCCGACCCCGGTCCCTCGGTCACCCGGACCGGCAACACCACGCTCGACGGCCAGGCCATCTTCTTCGTCTCCTACGACGGCCTCGTCAACAACAACTCGTTCCAGAAGAACGGCCTGCTGACCTACAAGGGCTACCAGTACGCCGTCTGGTACACCGCCGACCGCAACGCCGTCGTCGGCCGCCGTGTGCTCGGCGGGAGCACCTGGTCCACCGTCAAGGTCGGCCACACCCTGCGGTACAACGACTCGCACAACGTCATCTCGATGGGCGTCTCCAAGGTCGACGGCCGCCTCCACCTCAACATGGACTCCCACAGCGACGGCTTCACCTACGTGAAGTCGGTGGCCGGGCTGATGGACAACCCCGCCGGGCTGAGCTGGACCGCGAGCCGCTTCGGGGCACCGCAGTCCACCCTCGACGGGCTCGCCCTCACCTCGCAGTTCACGTACCCGCAGTTCATCTCCACTCCCGACGGAAAGCTCCAGCTGAGCTACCGGGTCGCGGTCTCCGGCAACGGCCGCAACGCCCTCGCCGAGTACGACGGGACGTCCTGGACCAGCCTCGGCGAGTGGACCAGCTCCACCGGCACGTACACCAGCGAGCACGGCTCCAGCACCGTCCGGAACATGTACCTGCACGGTATCGACTACGACAGGAACGGCCGGCTGCACTCCTTCTTCACCTGGCGCGAGCAGAACGGCGCCGTGATGTGCAACGGCGGCGGCATCACCAACCACGACACGGGCTATGTCTACTCGGACGACCGCGGCCGCACCTGGCGCAACAACGCGGGCACGGTGGTCGGCACCACCGGCGGCTCCGACAAGGTCGCCGTCACCGACAGCGGACTGGTGATCGACGCGATCAACCCGGACCACTCCCTGATGAACCAGGAGAGCCAGTTCACCGACTCGGCGGGCCGTCCGCACGCGATCATCAGCTACGTACCGGGCCGCTTCGGCCAGTGCACCACCAACTACGTCGCCGACCGGACGGCGAACGGCCGCGCCTTCCACGTCCGCAAGACATCCACCGGCACCTGGCGCAAGACCGAGATACCGGTCCCCCTGAACTCCAGCCAGCGCACCAAGCTGATCCTGGACAAGTACGACAACGCGTACGCCGTCCTGCCCTTCGGACGGATCGCCGCCGCGTCGGCCGCCTCCGGGCACACGGACTGGACGACACTGTTCGACGGCAGCGGCCTCAACGCCTTCGGTGAGGTCGTGGTCGACGAGACCCGGATCGCCCAGGACGGCGTGCTGTCGGTCCTCTACCAGGTGAAGTCCAGCGGTACGACGCCCTCGGCGCTCCATGTCGTCGACTTCAAGCTGCCCGCATGA
- a CDS encoding L-rhamnose mutarotase — translation MQRVCFLLKVREDRLDEYRERHAAVWPEMLEALSATGWHNYSLFLREDGLLVGYLETEDFAAAQAGMEAAEVNARWQAEMAPFFESLDGARPDEAMKPLTEVFHLA, via the coding sequence ATGCAGCGCGTCTGTTTCCTGCTCAAGGTCCGCGAGGACCGGCTCGACGAGTACCGCGAGCGGCATGCCGCCGTGTGGCCCGAGATGCTCGAAGCGCTCTCGGCCACCGGCTGGCACAACTACTCGCTCTTCCTTCGCGAGGACGGCCTGCTGGTCGGCTACTTGGAGACTGAGGACTTCGCGGCCGCGCAGGCAGGCATGGAGGCCGCCGAGGTCAACGCCCGTTGGCAGGCCGAGATGGCGCCGTTCTTCGAATCGCTGGACGGCGCCAGGCCCGACGAGGCCATGAAACCCCTCACCGAGGTGTTTCACCTCGCCTGA
- the rhaS gene encoding rhamnose ABC transporter substrate-binding protein, translating into MRKSSLRRACAALAAVTSLALAATACGGGTSKDDVKEEGASNAAAGKADPNAATKKGLTVGFLPKAVNNPYFTTADKGGEKALTELGSKYKEVGTSSATDTSGQVSYVNTLTQQQVDAMAVSAQDPGALCTALKQAMKNGVKVVTYDSDTKADCRNAFVSQASAEALGRTEVQLLAEQIGYKGEIAILSAAQTATNQNTWIEFMKDELKDPKYKDMKLVKVAYGNDDAQQSFQQTQGLLQENPKLAGIISPTTVGIKAAAQYLSGSKYKGKVKLTGLGTPNDMRKYVKNGTVEAFELWDPAKLGELAARTAVALASGQITGKEGETFKAGDMGTFTIGKDGVIDLGKPTVFDKKNIDQFDF; encoded by the coding sequence ATGCGCAAGTCATCCCTCCGTCGGGCCTGTGCGGCCCTGGCCGCCGTCACCTCTCTCGCCCTGGCGGCGACCGCCTGCGGTGGCGGCACCTCCAAGGACGATGTCAAGGAAGAGGGGGCCTCGAACGCCGCGGCCGGCAAGGCCGACCCGAACGCGGCCACCAAGAAGGGGCTGACCGTCGGCTTCCTGCCCAAGGCGGTCAACAACCCGTACTTCACCACCGCGGACAAGGGCGGCGAGAAGGCCCTCACCGAGCTGGGCTCGAAGTACAAGGAGGTCGGCACCAGCAGCGCCACGGACACCTCGGGCCAGGTGAGCTACGTCAACACGCTCACCCAGCAGCAGGTCGACGCGATGGCCGTCTCGGCGCAGGACCCGGGCGCCCTGTGCACCGCGCTCAAGCAGGCCATGAAGAACGGGGTCAAGGTCGTCACGTACGACTCCGACACCAAGGCCGACTGCCGCAACGCCTTCGTCTCGCAGGCCAGCGCCGAGGCCCTCGGCCGTACCGAGGTCCAGCTCCTCGCCGAACAGATCGGCTACAAGGGCGAGATCGCGATCCTGTCCGCCGCGCAGACCGCGACGAACCAGAACACCTGGATCGAGTTCATGAAGGACGAGCTCAAGGACCCCAAGTACAAGGACATGAAGCTGGTCAAGGTCGCGTACGGCAACGACGACGCCCAGCAGTCCTTCCAGCAGACGCAGGGCCTGCTCCAGGAGAACCCGAAGCTGGCCGGGATCATCTCCCCGACCACCGTCGGCATCAAGGCGGCCGCCCAGTACCTGTCCGGCTCGAAGTACAAGGGCAAGGTCAAGCTCACCGGCCTCGGCACCCCGAACGACATGCGCAAGTACGTGAAGAACGGCACCGTCGAGGCCTTCGAGCTGTGGGACCCGGCGAAGCTCGGCGAACTGGCCGCGCGTACTGCCGTCGCGCTGGCGTCCGGTCAGATCACCGGCAAGGAGGGCGAGACCTTCAAGGCCGGCGACATGGGCACCTTCACCATCGGCAAGGACGGCGTGATCGACCTCGGCAAGCCGACCGTCTTCGACAAGAAGAACATCGACCAGTTCGACTTCTGA
- a CDS encoding ABC transporter permease has product MADSALARAVRWDTVVGALLIVVLLLSFTTVDGFGNALNLSFLIGNTLPIALIALPMTLLVVSGEIDLSVASTAGLSGAVMGALWNQGMTIETIIPICLLLGVVCGLINGLLVTRLGLPSLAVTIGTLAAYRGIAQIVLGSDAVTDFPTQYLDFASGRIGDTFVPYAFLPFLVLLAIAVVALHATPFGRSLFAIGASEEAARFAGIRVKRQKLILFTLTGLMASLTGIFWALHYASARYDNATGLELSVVAAVLLGGIDFDGGKGTLGGAIAGVFLLGALQNVMSLQDVSAQSQIVVTGVLLVLSVLGPRVARQISIARAQRLTL; this is encoded by the coding sequence ATGGCTGACTCCGCTCTCGCGCGCGCCGTCCGCTGGGACACGGTTGTCGGCGCCCTCCTCATCGTCGTCCTGCTGCTGTCCTTCACCACCGTGGACGGCTTCGGCAACGCCCTCAACCTGTCGTTCCTGATCGGCAACACGCTGCCCATCGCGCTGATCGCCCTGCCGATGACCCTGCTCGTGGTGTCCGGCGAGATCGACCTCTCGGTGGCCTCCACGGCCGGGTTGTCCGGCGCGGTGATGGGCGCCCTGTGGAACCAGGGCATGACGATCGAGACGATCATCCCGATCTGCCTGCTCCTCGGCGTGGTGTGCGGGCTGATCAACGGTCTGCTGGTGACACGGCTCGGACTGCCGTCCCTGGCCGTCACCATCGGTACCCTCGCCGCCTACCGGGGCATCGCGCAGATCGTCCTCGGCTCGGACGCGGTGACCGACTTCCCCACCCAGTACCTGGACTTCGCGTCCGGACGCATCGGCGACACCTTCGTCCCGTACGCGTTCCTGCCCTTCCTCGTGCTGCTCGCGATCGCCGTGGTCGCGCTGCACGCCACGCCGTTCGGGCGCTCGCTGTTCGCGATCGGTGCCAGTGAGGAGGCCGCGCGGTTCGCCGGCATCCGCGTCAAGCGGCAGAAGCTGATCCTGTTCACCCTGACCGGGCTCATGGCCTCGCTGACCGGCATCTTCTGGGCACTGCACTACGCCAGCGCCCGCTACGACAACGCCACAGGTCTCGAACTCTCCGTGGTGGCGGCGGTGCTGCTGGGCGGGATCGACTTCGACGGCGGCAAGGGCACGCTCGGCGGCGCGATCGCCGGGGTGTTTCTGCTCGGGGCGCTCCAGAACGTCATGAGTCTGCAGGACGTTTCGGCCCAGTCGCAGATCGTCGTCACCGGTGTGCTGCTGGTGCTGTCCGTGCTTGGACCGCGGGTCGCACGGCAGATCTCCATCGCCAGGGCGCAAAGGCTGACGTTGTAG
- a CDS encoding ABC transporter permease — MTVTAPNPAPAAEVPKSSGTRLVDRVFKMRELAILAVFLVMIVITQIGNSDFLSEQGIKDLLLNATILVLVATGQSLVVITRNVDLSVGSTLGISAFAAGTYLQGGGNSVVAVALAVLLGIGCGLVNGLLVSLGQVPALVVTLGTLYIIRGIDSIWVGSRQITAAGLPDGFIDFGSGGLSAVPWLAMIALAVLIATAYYLKHFGSGRELYALGSNPEAARLAGIPVRKRILAAYTFCGALAGLAGALYLARFGNVDSGTGNGYELTVVSAVVVGGVVFTGGSGSVYGAALGALLLTSINSVLPALGVSSVWVLAINGILLILAIAVDRIVALRVATALKKRNARHG; from the coding sequence GTGACGGTCACCGCTCCCAATCCCGCCCCCGCCGCCGAGGTGCCCAAGTCCAGTGGCACCCGGCTGGTGGACCGCGTGTTCAAGATGCGTGAACTCGCCATCCTGGCCGTCTTCCTGGTGATGATCGTCATCACTCAGATCGGCAACAGCGACTTCCTGTCCGAGCAGGGCATCAAGGACCTCCTGCTGAACGCGACCATCCTCGTACTGGTCGCCACCGGCCAGTCGCTGGTCGTCATCACCCGCAACGTCGACCTGTCGGTCGGCTCGACGCTCGGCATCAGCGCCTTCGCGGCGGGCACCTACCTCCAGGGAGGCGGCAACTCCGTTGTCGCCGTGGCCCTCGCGGTCCTGCTCGGCATCGGCTGCGGACTGGTCAACGGACTGCTCGTCAGTCTCGGCCAGGTGCCCGCGCTGGTCGTCACCCTCGGCACGCTCTACATCATCCGCGGCATCGACTCCATCTGGGTCGGCTCCCGGCAGATCACCGCGGCGGGCCTGCCCGACGGATTCATCGACTTCGGCTCCGGCGGCCTCTCCGCCGTGCCGTGGCTGGCGATGATCGCGCTGGCGGTGCTGATCGCGACGGCGTACTACCTCAAGCACTTCGGCAGCGGCCGCGAGCTGTACGCGCTCGGCTCCAACCCGGAGGCCGCCCGCCTCGCCGGCATCCCCGTACGCAAGCGGATCCTCGCCGCCTACACCTTCTGCGGAGCCCTCGCGGGACTCGCGGGCGCGCTGTACCTCGCCCGGTTCGGCAACGTCGACTCCGGCACCGGCAACGGCTACGAACTCACCGTCGTCAGCGCGGTCGTGGTCGGCGGCGTCGTCTTCACCGGCGGCTCCGGCAGCGTCTACGGGGCGGCCCTCGGCGCGCTCCTCCTGACCTCCATCAACAGCGTGCTGCCCGCCCTCGGCGTCAGCTCGGTCTGGGTGCTCGCCATCAACGGCATCCTGCTCATCCTCGCCATCGCGGTCGACCGGATCGTCGCCCTGCGCGTGGCGACCGCACTGAAGAAGAGGAACGCCCGCCATGGCTGA
- a CDS encoding sugar ABC transporter ATP-binding protein codes for MTHRSDAGPAPVLALKDISKSFGAVRALRDVSLELFPGEVHALAGENGAGKSTLIKTLAGVHRPDAGQVLLDGEPTVFHGPADARDAGIAVIYQEPTLFPDLSIAENIFMGRQPRRALGRIDHKATHASTLALMKRLGVELDPDRPARGLSIADQQIVEIAKALSFDARVLIMDEPTAALTGSEVARLFGVVRTLRDQGSAVLFISHRLEEIFQICRQVTTLRDGALISSEPIDGMTEDDLVRRMVGRDLDELYPKQDVRAGEVALSVRRLTREGVFTDVSFDVRRGEIVGLAGLVGAGRTEVARAVFGVDRWDAGEVEIDGRKLRNGAPSTAMAAGLALVPEDRRAQGLVMDMSIERNIGLTGLRTTVRAGLMDPRAERSRSLDWAVKLQVKYARIADTVNTLSGGNQQKVVLAKWLATGPKVLIVDEPTRGIDVGTKAEVHRLLSQLAADGVAVLMISSDLPEILGMADRVLVMHEGRLTAEIPRSDATEETVMAAATGRAAA; via the coding sequence ATGACCCACCGGTCCGACGCGGGTCCGGCCCCCGTGCTGGCACTCAAGGACATCTCGAAGTCCTTCGGTGCCGTACGCGCCCTGCGGGACGTGTCCCTCGAACTCTTCCCCGGCGAAGTGCACGCACTCGCCGGAGAGAACGGCGCGGGCAAGTCGACCCTCATCAAGACGCTCGCCGGCGTGCACCGACCGGACGCCGGTCAGGTGCTCCTGGACGGCGAGCCCACCGTCTTCCACGGCCCCGCCGACGCCCGGGACGCGGGTATCGCGGTGATCTACCAGGAGCCCACGCTCTTCCCCGACCTGTCGATCGCCGAGAACATCTTCATGGGCCGTCAGCCGCGGCGCGCGCTCGGCCGGATCGACCACAAGGCCACGCACGCGTCGACCCTGGCCCTGATGAAGCGCCTCGGCGTCGAGCTCGACCCCGACCGCCCGGCCCGCGGCCTGTCCATCGCCGACCAGCAGATCGTCGAGATCGCCAAGGCGCTCTCCTTCGACGCACGCGTCCTGATCATGGACGAGCCGACCGCCGCCCTCACCGGCAGCGAGGTGGCCCGTCTGTTCGGAGTCGTGCGCACCCTGCGCGACCAGGGCTCGGCCGTGCTGTTCATCTCGCACCGCCTGGAGGAGATCTTCCAGATCTGCCGGCAGGTGACGACCCTTCGCGACGGCGCCCTGATCTCCAGCGAGCCGATCGACGGCATGACCGAGGACGACCTCGTACGCCGTATGGTCGGCCGCGATCTCGACGAGCTCTACCCCAAGCAGGACGTCCGGGCGGGCGAAGTCGCCCTGAGCGTACGGAGGCTGACCCGCGAGGGCGTCTTCACCGATGTCTCCTTCGACGTCCGCCGCGGCGAGATCGTCGGCCTCGCCGGACTTGTCGGCGCCGGGCGTACGGAGGTCGCCCGGGCCGTCTTCGGCGTCGACCGCTGGGACGCCGGAGAGGTCGAGATCGACGGCAGGAAGCTGAGGAACGGGGCGCCCTCCACGGCCATGGCCGCCGGGCTCGCCCTCGTCCCCGAGGACCGGCGCGCCCAGGGCCTGGTGATGGACATGTCCATCGAGCGCAACATCGGCCTCACCGGACTGCGTACGACCGTCAGGGCGGGCCTGATGGACCCGCGCGCCGAGCGCAGCCGCTCCCTCGACTGGGCCGTCAAGCTCCAGGTCAAGTACGCCCGGATCGCCGACACCGTCAACACCCTGTCCGGCGGCAACCAGCAGAAGGTCGTCCTCGCCAAGTGGCTCGCCACCGGCCCGAAGGTACTGATCGTCGACGAGCCGACCCGCGGCATCGACGTCGGTACGAAGGCCGAAGTGCACCGGCTGCTCAGCCAGTTGGCCGCGGACGGAGTCGCCGTCCTGATGATCTCCTCCGACCTGCCCGAGATCCTCGGCATGGCCGACCGGGTCCTCGTGATGCACGAGGGCCGGCTCACCGCCGAGATCCCACGCTCCGACGCCACCGAGGAAACCGTGATGGCCGCAGCCACCGGGAGGGCCGCCGCGTGA
- the rhaI gene encoding L-rhamnose isomerase produces the protein MTELAAVKAALKTQAVETPSWAYGNSGTRFKVFAQPGVPRDPFEKLDDAAKVHEFTGAAPTVALHIPWDRVDDYAALAKHAEERGLKLGAINSNTFQDDDYKLGSICHPDAAVRRKALDHLLECVDIMDATGSKDLKLWFADGTNYPGQDDIRERQDRLAEGLARVYERLGDDQRMLLEYKFFEPAFYTTDVPDWGTAYAHCLKLGPKAQVVVDTGHHAPGTNIEFIVATLLREGKLGAFDFNSRFYADDDLMVGAADPFQLFRIMYEVIRGGGFSPDVAFMLDQCHNIEAKIPAIIRSVMNVQEATAKALLVDREALVVAQRSGDVLAANAVVMDAYNTDVRPLVAEVREELGLDADPMAAYRRSGWAEKIAAERVGGQQAGWGA, from the coding sequence GTGACCGAGCTTGCCGCGGTGAAGGCCGCCCTCAAGACCCAGGCAGTAGAGACGCCGTCATGGGCGTACGGGAACTCGGGAACCCGCTTCAAGGTGTTCGCGCAGCCCGGAGTCCCGCGCGATCCTTTCGAAAAGCTGGACGACGCCGCGAAGGTGCACGAGTTCACGGGCGCCGCGCCGACCGTGGCGCTGCACATCCCCTGGGACAGGGTCGATGACTACGCGGCGCTGGCGAAGCACGCCGAGGAGCGCGGCCTGAAGCTCGGCGCGATCAACTCCAACACCTTCCAGGACGACGACTACAAGCTGGGCAGCATCTGCCACCCGGACGCGGCGGTGCGCCGCAAGGCGCTCGACCACCTGCTCGAATGCGTCGACATCATGGACGCCACGGGTTCGAAGGACCTGAAGCTGTGGTTCGCGGACGGTACGAACTATCCCGGCCAGGACGACATCCGTGAGCGGCAGGACCGGCTCGCCGAGGGGCTCGCCCGGGTGTACGAGCGGCTCGGCGACGACCAGCGGATGCTGCTGGAGTACAAGTTCTTCGAGCCCGCCTTCTATACGACGGACGTGCCGGACTGGGGCACGGCGTACGCCCACTGTCTGAAGCTCGGGCCCAAGGCGCAGGTCGTCGTCGACACCGGGCACCACGCTCCCGGGACCAACATCGAGTTCATCGTCGCGACGCTGCTGCGCGAGGGGAAGCTCGGGGCGTTCGACTTCAACTCGCGGTTCTACGCGGATGACGACCTGATGGTCGGGGCAGCCGATCCGTTCCAGTTGTTCCGGATCATGTACGAGGTGATTCGTGGGGGTGGGTTCAGTCCGGATGTGGCGTTCATGCTCGACCAGTGCCACAACATCGAGGCAAAGATCCCGGCGATCATTCGTTCCGTGATGAATGTGCAGGAGGCCACGGCGAAGGCGCTCCTGGTGGACCGCGAGGCGCTTGTTGTCGCCCAGCGGTCGGGGGATGTGCTGGCTGCGAACGCTGTCGTCATGGACGCGTACAACACGGATGTACGGCCGTTGGTGGCCGAGGTTCGTGAGGAGCTGGGGTTGGACGCGGACCCGATGGCGGCGTATCGCCGCTCCGGGTGGGCGGAGAAGATCGCTGCCGAGCGGGTTGGTGGGCAGCAGGCGGGGTGGGGGGCGTGA